ATGACAGAGAGTTCCAGATACTGGGGAGCTGGTTACCATGGGAATTGCAGCAACTAAACCTTTTGTTGAAGTGGGAGTAATTTCTGGTTAATTCTACTCCATAGAGGACAAATTAAGGGGTTGGAACCTACTGATTATGTCAATTCTGAAGCTTGTGATTTTAATTTTTCAGCTGATGGGAAGGAATTAGTTCACAAACTGGATCTTAAACTCGATAGATGCCCACTTAGCCATGAGATTGGAGTTACAAAGAGGTAAACTTAGTGTTTTTGTATGTGTTTGAAAACTACCAGCTGCAGGATCAAAATGATTACTTTCCATGGAGTTTTCGTTTGCAGATATATTGTCTTCATGGATTGCCCACTAACTGTTGATGTAAATAGACTTATTCATGGTGGCAAGTGAGCTAatgttcttcatttttcttttacttaatcagaacattttctttttttttggggggggggggttaaCAAGAACATTTCTTTTACTTATTCATAggttaataaaatatgaaagtgaAGGAAATGCAAGAATGGGTATAATGCCTCGCTATGGAGATGCTGGTTCAATCCACTGGTTTAAAGTGAAACCTAATTGCACTTTTCACATTTTCAATTGCTTTGAGGATGGTGATGAGGTAACTTAATTGGTTGTGCTATATGTTGTAGGATTCAGCTATATTTGAAATTTGAGAGAgctttatatgtgtatatatgtataggtTGTTGTATGGGGGTGTAGAGCTCTTGCATCAGCCATACCAGGACCTGATCCGGGTTCAAAAGAATTTGCGTGGTTTCCAACAAAATTTAAGCCTGCCCCTGGTAAACCATTTGAAGATGCCATTTCAGAAGACCAGTTATTGTTTCATCGACCGTATGAATGGAGATTGAACGTGCGCACCGGAGCTGTGAAGGAGAGAAACCTGATAGGGGCTAATAATTTCCCCATGGAATTTCCCATGATCAATGGAGCTTTTACAGGTTTGAAAAACAAATATGGTTACACCCAAGTATGTCACTGCGACTCAATCGCTGCCACAGGtagtacaaaaaatatatatgctCCCATAAATTCAGCTTCTTGTCATATTTCAAAGATCATAAGTCATAACAtggtgtttgtttgtttttttacatCTGGTTATTTCAGGCATGGGAAGATTTGGTGGCCTTGCCAAGCTCTTCTTTGAAGAGCAAAATACTGAAGAAGGATCAATCAAAGTAGAATATCACATGTTTGAGAGGAACACGTACTGTAGTGGAGCTGCCTTAGTCCGTAAGGAAGGAGGTGCTGAAGAAGATGATGGTTGGATTATCACGTTTGTTCATCACGAAGACACTAATATATGTCAAGTTAGTCAAACAAGTGCTTTGATAATTCAGAATAACAGGGGTTTCATCTGATTTGTATTTTGCTTGCTTAATTTCCTTGGATTAATAAACACTACAGGCTTATATAATCGACACCAAGGACTTCCTCAATGAGCCAGTTGCTAAAATTACACTCCCATGCAGAGTCCCGGATGGTTTTCATGGAGCTTTTATGCCAATCCAACTGCTAAACAAAATCTGATGAAAATCCCATATGCCTTTCTATCTATCTATTCAAGTGTGTTAGCAATGGTTAGTTTAGAGACTGTTAGTCTGTTATCAGTTAGTTACTTAGTCTGGTGTATAATTGGTTAGGAGCAGCTACTCCTATTCGAGTATATAAACATCAACTAAGCAATTTCTCAGTTAATTCATCTCTTCCAATTTGTTCCTTGTTCTTGTTGATTAATACAGTATCTTACAAAGTGGTATTTTGGTTGTACCAATTTGTCATCATATTCATTATCAAGTAGATTTGAGGCCTCAAACATGGAGGATATGCAACAACACATTAATCATAAATATTAGGGCAAGCGTGAGAGAGACCTGATCAACCTCTTTCTTCATTCTGAGTCTTAATTTTCCAATTCATGTGGTTGTTAAGTACACTCTTCCATTTGAGGCATTGATTTTTGTGGTCTGTCATTCAGCATCTCAGGGCTTCATGGTGTGCAATATAAGGAATATGGGTAAGGCTATAtgcaaattaataaaaatttccaCTTTAGGAAAAAAGAAAGTCCAACATGATTTTTCCAAATAAACATAAAAAGATATTTTAACAAcccaataaatttcaattaagAGAAGTTAAATTTACTTGTTTATCAAAATTTCATTGGTTGAAATCTTTGGATTTTGCATCTAAACCctgctttattatatatatgatcagaataaattcatttattaattgaaaataatttttaagatatctaaaatttgacaaataaaatgattaaaaataaaattcatataagtatgaatgcttgattttttatttttcatttatgatattataatgattaatgtAAAAATCCACATATATACACCATGGAAGTTTTTTTAGGAGGGACcgaaattaaatagtaatttttacgatagtgaaaatgtaatttcaccattttaatagcctatatctttatcatttttaatggattaaattaaatattttttttatatttttaagaggaTCAAAGTGCatttttacctttactaatttaaaattttaaaaatattaaaaaatctaaacgaaaaattttctattttaaagagTCAAGTTCTTTGCCGGTCCCCTAATTTCACCCCTCATAATAACTTTAATACGCAAAGTAAAAATCATATTCACCACAAAAAAAACCTTAATacacaaaataaaaattcatgacaaaatcataaattcaacactaagtaaaaattataaaaactatgaaaaaatcataaaaatcattGAATGTAAACATTTTAGTAGGTTATTTTCAAACCAAtatctactttttttttctagattattatttcaatataatatatataaatactttaTAAATTTCCactcatgaaataaaaaaataatatttatttatataataagcATGAGCTATGAAAATCTTCTTTAATTAATATGGGATTTATGACTTTTccctaaaaataaaatgattttttaaatttatgattacCACTTAAATACAACTAattcctaaaataaaataaattatataattataaagaaACTATATAAAGAAACTATATGAATATTcttgaaaaatattatatataaataagtatgtAGTGGAACGtataatgtatttaaaatatttaataattaattaaaattagtaaaattattaaatatagacatatcattttatatattatttaaatattttgattaattaatatacaattatataagtttatttaatatttttgatacAATACTTAGAACTACCCGTAATCTCTCTCAAACtcgtaaataaaaggataaaataattCACTCAActtcatttattattaaatgaataaaaaatattgaaaccctttaaattaaaataattaaaaactaaaataataaataatcaaaaagtttttaattttagaaaaaactaaaataagatatatgttgaaatttgataacgatatgtgatatgttaaattaattaacttaaaaaataaaataaaataaaataaaatgagaaaataatgtatGGGCATAGTTGGTAAAATAACAGCCCATTGGTCTTGGGACTTGGGAGAGTATagctagaggtgctcatgggccgggcccaaAAAAATTTCAACTGCGTCCTAAGCCCGGGCCCAGCctagcccaaaatatgggcctgaaattttgtccagTCTCGACCCGGGGAAAAATTCCTAAGCTCAAGCCCGGCCTGGCCCGAcctatttttaataaacaccaaaaatttattttaaaaatataaaaaaagtattttaaaaaaataaaaaatatttattatattcgagcCGGGCCGGCCCGGGCCTAAAAAGTGGTGCTCGAAacccggcccattttctaaacggtatctttttttgcccaaactcatatttcgagcctatatttttacccgaaccctcccatatttcggccGGGCCGGGCACCTCTAGTATGAGCTGTGTGGGATTTGTTACGCTGCcctttatttttaaagaaataaaatgatttttattgaaatttattattatcacatAATTACAACTAAtgtctaaaataaatttaataatataattgtcAAGAAATTATACATTTTCTGTTGGTTAAAAATGATGTTTTGAAATTATATTCGTAAagataatgaaaattttgaaaattacgaattttttataaaaattacataaaaaattgtCACTTGTATCATTACATACTTTAGTAATTTtttgtattaaatatatatttttgatatgCTAGGctatcattttaaataaaataataataaagaagaaTTAGTcaagttttaatttaaattaaaaatcatgttaaaaaggattttaatattattttaaaaaaatcttaatatttttttaatttaataattaaaaataaataattatttgcaTTAATTTTAGATGTTGtattaaatatatatgcatatatatatgacatgcaAGGCTATCattttagataaaataataagttttaatttaaaataaaaaagatgttaAAAAGGGTtttaatatatagtttttaaaatcttatgaatttaataattaaaaataaagcaTTATTTGCATTGgattcatataatattttatatatttatatagtttacattcattattattaattttttatgggGTAAATGTTGTTAAATCTACTACCACTCTGTAATTGGCATAATTTGCTCCACTACTCGTCCCGTTCTAATATGAATATATAatcttgaaaattattattactttCATGAATGTTGGATAAACTTAATTTCGACTTATCCCactagtttaaatttaattttaaagttaagtaaatatttaaacataattcttcaaaaaatatttaaacataaaataaataaattatttataatatattattgcaaatttatctttttaataaatttacgtatacaaaaataaaaatataattttataaagtgaagTAGGGTGTGGGACAAGTAATTATAATACCCGTTTTCTACCTCATTCAAAAAGAAATCCATCTCACCCCGTTCTGCATTCGCTTTTCAGAAAAAGAAAATCTATACCGCTTAAAACCTATGGATTTGAAATCCAAGGGATAGTTTGGGTTTTGCATTAACGAAGGCTGCTGCAATTAGGTGGTGAATCTTTCCATTTTTGATTTTTCATCTTATTTCAGTATTTATCATGTTGGATAAATCGATATGGGAATTCAAGAGTCAAAACCGATGTCTCCTGTTGGTGTCTGTGAGAGAAGCAGATCCGATTTTCTCAGAAAAGTGCAGAAAAAATCCATGAAGGAAGAAATACAAAGAAAATGAAGTTCAAACTTTCTCCGAATCAATCAAACAATCTTGAATCTTTCTTTACGCTGTATTTACAAATAGAGATAAACTGATACCTAACTAAAATCAATTATTAACTAATTTCTCACATTTCGTAGCCAAATAGCCAATATATGACTTGGTTTTAgagttaaattttgattaaaaaacaagaaatataacttatttaacttCCTCCCAAGTTGGGACGACTTGCTATGattattcttattttgtttttgttgcgcggaagcgtgtaaaagggtaaaattattgtactaaaaaatcacactaagttcaattctcaggaaagagaggtggatcacgaagatcgcttaagtaccaggtctttcctagccagaatatccctctatcgtaatttaatagcacaataaatcactacaatcacactcgcaaaatatgcagaataaacaataaagaacactagaattttaacgaggttcagcaaattttgcctacgtcctcgggcactaccaaatatatttcactccaaaatacaagtgaaattttacaaataaggagagagaataatgccttaagtagagaatggcattTGTGGGATGGAGAAAATGAGAAATAACTAGGCCTATTTATATTTGaagctcaaggatcaacttgcaaagtcactatacaattagggaccaaaattgcaattatcccatgccaaaaTTTCAACCCAATTTCGGTGCCTTAAATGCTCAGATTTTCGGTGCCAAAATCCTGACACCCatatctttgaaaagtcaaagattgcATGCttgccaataatctccaccttgaagatttgattaggataatcttatcttcatacaattctttctgcctttgacaacaatacttgatagtgccttctttaactgttaaacttgcagaatattgatcaagttcaaacaatgttcgaacttgattgttgttaccaccttggtcatcatatctgcgggattatctgcagtcttgatcttctgaagacgaattttcccctcatcaataatttctcgcacaaaatggaatcgtacgtcgatatgctttgtacgtgcatgatagacttgattctttgctaaatgaatagcactttgactatcacaatacacgtcaATATGCTCCTaaaccaatcccaaggttttaaccataccttgtaaccaaatagcttcctttacagcctctgttacagccatgtattcggcttctgtggttgacaacgcaactgtagactgcagtgtagacttccaacttattggtcctccagcaagtgtaaacacatcaccgatggttgatcttcgtttgtccaaatcaccggcatagtcagaatcaacgtacccaataacacctttaccaagtgtagtatcctgcttgaacagtaatccaacatccacgttCTTcagaatataccgtagaatccatttcacagcttgccaatgtccttttccaggattatgcatatacctgctcactatactaactgcctgtgaaatgtcgggtcttgtacacaccattgcatacatcaagctacccactgcattagaatacggaacttgtaacatgtattcttgttccatattcgtcgaaggagatagttgtgcagaaagcttgaaatgagaagccaacggggtacttacaggtttggtctgctcgttcatgccaaactgttgtagtactttcttcaaatactgcttctgagacaagctaactctgccttgagctctatctctacatatttccatgccaagaatcttcttagcttcacctagatctttcatctcaaattcaagattgagttgagtcttcaatctctcaatctcaactttgctcttagatgctattagcatatcatcaacatataagagcaagtatatgaaagttcctacttgtagcttctgaaaatacacgcaatgatcaaatttacttcttgtgtacctttgccctttcatgaactgatcaaatcgcttgtaccactgcctcgaagattgtttcaatccataaagcgacttcgtcagtttgcaaacccaattttctttatcagcaaccttgaatccatcaggctgagtcatatagatttcctcttctaaatcaccgtgtaaaaaagccgtcttcacatcaagctgaactagttcaaggtcatattgcgcaaccaaggctagcaaaattcgaatagacgaatgcttcacaactggagaaaacacttcattgtagtctattccttctttctgagcgtaaccctttgctactaatctagccttgtatcgaatttcatttttaccaggaaatcattccttctttgcatatacccatttgcattcAATtaccttctttcccttgggcagtgtcaccaactcccaagtcctatttttatgaagagactgcatttcttcattcatagcttgcttccactttacaccatcagggttacttattgcttctgtgtaagtagaaggaacatcatcatctgcaattggaagtgcataggccactatatcatcaaaacgagcaggcttacgaatctctcttcttggcctcctatatgcaattgaatcttgttgctgtggAAGTTCTTGGGttgaaacttcttcatcatttgttctttcagtattagctggatcatcattaaccttttcaagctccacctgctgcaaagcgccactggttttgtcatccttttgtgaatctttgttcttcatcatggttgattcatcaaaagtcacatctctactgaaaaaaatcttccttgtatcaggacaccagagacggtatccttttactccaccagttatacccatgaataatgctttctttgctcttgggtctaacttagattcttttacatgataatatgcagtggaaccaaaaacatgtaaagaatcataatcagtagcaggtttaccagtccacatctccataggagtttttccctttattgcagctgatggcaatcggttaatcagatggcacgcatatgtaactgcctcagcccaaaatttcttgcccaatccagcattggacaacatacatcgaactttctccagtatagtctgATTCATAcattctgccaccccattctgctgtggtgtatcccgaacagtgaagtgtcgcacaatgccctcatcatgacatacttgtagaaatggatcatttttgtactcagtaccattatctgatcgaagtcgtttgacctttcgaccagtctgagtctccaccatcttcttccacttcagaaatgcatccaaaacttcactttttcttttcattagatacacccatacttttcttgaataatcatcaacaaaagtaacaaaatagtgcatacctcccaaagaagccactttggtaggtccctacacgtcactgtgaacgtagtccagaattccttccatactgtgaattgctgaaccaaattttaccctcgtctgcttgcccagaacacaatgttcacagaattccaatttgcaagaatttgcacctttcaacaagccttgcttcgccaaagtctgcaaagctttttcaccagcatgtcccaatcgcctatgccataacctggtagcctctgaatctgcatctttcgtagaagctgttgatgttgatccaataactgtacttccatttaaatagtacaagttatttcttctagtgcctttcatcaccgtcaataccccagctactacctttagtaatccatctctcaaagtgactgtgagccctttagattctagggcccctaatgagatgagatttttcttcaagttaggtacatagcgaacatctgtcaagacttggattgagccatcgtgattcttcaatttgattgtacctactcccattgtcttatAGGCActgtcattgcccataaaaacaactccaccttctagttcttcaagactagaaaaccagtccttattaggacacatatggtaagtacatcctgaatccaatatccactcaacTGTATGACATgtcattgccatgccaaccaagctaaagtctgactcctcatcatgctccgctacacatgcattagaaatagccttgcccttttgtaacttaggataATTccttttccaatgccctttctcacgacaaaaagcacattcatctttggcgggtctccctttggacttgccccttctaccaggtttgttgctgtgtgaacgacctcttactgttaagacttctgcagttgtatctctgtgatctcttttatctttctttcgattCTCAGATCTGTACAACGCACtgcagactgcatcaaatgtgatcgtatccttcccatgaagcaatgtggtggtaagatgatcatattcattgggaagagaattcaacaacaataatgccttgtcttcatcttcaaatttctcatccaaatttagcaagtctgctaaaattttattgaatgagttcacatggtcattcatcgacataccgggtgcatacgtgaatcgaaaaagtttctttttcatataaagcctattttcaagacttttcgttagaaacttttcttccagtgtatcccacaacttcttcgctgatgtctccctcatgacagagtacttctgctctttggccaaacataggcagattgtaccacacgcctgtctattgatcttggcccactttttgtcatccatcttgtcaggtttttcttcaagagCTATATCCaactcttgctgacataagacatccaggatctcacattgcaacataccaaaattattggtaccatcaaatttctctacttcaaattttgcattggtcACGGTAGTCTTTGTTGATGACGATGCCTCTGCCATTCTTCTCCTCGATCCCAAGTACTGTATATATGAACAGTACCGtctacgtgaatagtgccgtggATGAACAATACCGTATACGTAAATAGTatcgtaaacggtcgtattctccaagtacgaatctagctctgataccaattgttgcgcggaagcgtgtaaaagagtaaaatattgtactaaaaaatcacactaagttcaattcccaggaaagagaggtggatcacgaagatcgcttaagtaccaggtctttcctagccagaatatccctctatcgtaatttaatagcacaataaatcactacaatcacactcgcaaaatatgcagaataaacaataaagaacactagaattttaacgaggttcagcaaattttgcctacgtcctcgggcactaccaaatatatttcactccaaaatacaagtaaaattttacaaataaggagagagaataatgccttaagtagagaatggcattTGTGGGATGGAGAAAATGAGAAATAACTAGGCCTATTTATATTTGaagctcaaggatcaacttgcaaagtcactatacaattagggaccaagattgcaattatcccatgccaaaaTTTCAACCCAATTTCGGTGCCTTAAATGCTCAGATTTTCGGTGCCAAAATCCTGACACCCatatctttgaaaagtcaaagattgcATGCTTGCCAATAGTTTTGTTCGACAAATTTAATGTTTTTGAGCTATCTATATGTATACTTTCTCGAATTTCATTTCAAGGGCATGCTCCTTTCGAAAGCCCACTCTTTCATTCTCAAACAACTTTAATCTCATCAACCCAACTCACCGTCTTGTCTCTTCTTTCAAGGTAAGCAACTCTCTCTTATTGATGAGAATGTAATAATGTGAGAGAGACAACGATTATGTGACATATCTCGTGACTGACATAGCCATTTTTGAGAGAATTGGAACAACATGTTTTTAGAATTGATGTACTGAAAGCTGCAGTGAAGAACACTTCTGCTAAGCTGCTTGATGCATTTGTAGATTCTACTTTCGAGTTTGTTGACTACCCATTGGACCCATCTCAGGTATATATATAGAACTGCATTTAAGGAATGGAAGCTTTGAATGTTTAACTACGTTTGAAAATGTAAACTGGACAGACAAACGCTGCTACAGTTGATGAAATAAAAGAAGCTGCAGTTATCACCAACATCCATGGCAATATTCCATCTGAATTTCCTCAAGGAGTCTATATAAGAAAAGGTTGGTTATGATACCGCACAGCTTgagcttttattatttttgtcatatatatatgaagacCATATGTTATCAATGGTCGGTTGTATATGATATAAATTTTCCCATCAACTCAAAGGTaaggagggtgttataaatttcCCTTTCTTTCGGTGTTTTGCTGTTGTTTAAGATTTTCTGTTTGCATAGgtgaatatatgatataattttatattgtttaatATTGGTTATGATTTTGAGGTTATTCCAAAGTAACTTACTGTATCAGCAAAAGGAAAATCATTAAAAGCTGAGCGGTCAATGGTgacatataatttatatttgcAGGACCAAATCCTATGTTCGGGGGATTAAAGTCAACCAAATCTATAT
The genomic region above belongs to Gossypium hirsutum isolate 1008001.06 chromosome D05, Gossypium_hirsutum_v2.1, whole genome shotgun sequence and contains:
- the LOC107906955 gene encoding carotenoid 9,10(9',10')-cleavage dioxygenase 1, producing the protein MACYYYVPFQGHCSFRNPTLSFSLNFNFINTTHHLASSFKPFLRELEQHVFGVGVLKAAVKNTSVKLLDAFVDSAFQFVDYPLDPSQTNAAPVDEIKEAAVIINIHGDIPSEFPQGVYIRNGPNPLFGGLKSSKSVFGESSPIWVEGEGMLHALYFSKDINGNWTVVYNNRHVETDTFKLEKLRNKPSFLPAIQGDPLAVFTSFLLNLVRFGKPLKNISNTNVFEHSGKLYSIAENNLPQEIDILTLEALGDWDVNGAWNRSFTAHPKRVPDTGELVTMGIAATKPFVEVGVISADGKELVHKLDLKLDRCPLSHEIGVTKRYIVFMDCPLTVDVNRLIHGGKLIKYESEGNARMGIMPRYGDAGSIHWFKVKPNCTFHIFNCFEDGDEVVVWGCRALASAIPGPDPGSKEFAWFPTKFKPAPGKPFEDAISEDQLLFHRPYEWRLNVRTGAVKERNLIGANNFPMEFPMINGAFTGLKNKYGYTQVCHCDSIAATGMGRFGGLAKLFFEEQNTEEGSIKVEYHMFERNTYCSGAALVRKEGGAEEDDGWIITFVHHEDTNICQAYIIDTKDFLNEPVAKITLPCRVPDGFHGAFMPIQLLNKI